One window from the genome of Mesoplodon densirostris isolate mMesDen1 chromosome 17, mMesDen1 primary haplotype, whole genome shotgun sequence encodes:
- the ZMYM5 gene encoding zinc finger MYM-type protein 5 — translation MSQAPWRAARGLRECGRGREGRVRRPPAAGVARSRPGRGPAAGGGALPWALGAALAPSLRRRRREFPKFGGEGAGPPRRSPSLPPGPRRAASSRHSLSGRVSNGGRGAGRSRAPGQCGGFRPAATRVARETRNRLQASLVDVCLKLRRTASPLFFGIDKCSAGGLDLTEQTPVLLGSKAMAASFMDVAFGDPASPLVNRSRNSSAEDDDDDVVFIESIQPPSSSAPVIADQRNFIFAASRNEKLQGNYSIILPSSRSLASQKGSISETIVIDDEEDMETNGKEKTISSSFIEWALPGSKNRTKDLDFSTSSLSRSKTKTAVGPFNPGRMNVAGGVFQNRGFTVHHSPDSWISQSASFPSNQKQPGVDSLSPVDSLPKQIFQPSAQQQPSKPAKITCANCKKPLQKGQTAYQRKGSAHLFCSTTCLSSFSHKPAPKKRKVTCKKGAPAKKATLVPQGESSESFQKFCGTSSSPYEDNQNLRKRVLNKSRCTICSKLTEIRHEVSVNNVTHKLCSNQCFNKYRLANGLVMNFCEQCGEYLPSKGAGNNLLVIEGQQMRFCCQSCVNEYKQMMETNSKKVLASENRKRNAVREENERELYGSLNILLEKIERIPVKKEKTSELQVSAECSQDKSLVQQDVNLPPSVSTIADKFQEQLEEKRSEDSIIPAVLSADPAVLLCIPSLHTLVSRLFL, via the exons ATGTCCCAGGCGCCTTGGCGGGCGGCCCGTGGGCTGCGGGAGTGCGGGCGCGGCCGCGAGGGCCGGGTGAGGCGGCCGCCGGCGGCGGGGGTCGCTCGGAGCCGCCCGGGGCGGGGGCCGGCGGCAGGGGGAGGGGCGCTTCCGTGGGCGCTCGGGGCCGCGCTCGCACCGTCCCTGCGGCGGCGACGGCGAGAGTTCCCTAAGTTTGGCGGCGAGGGCGCGGGCCCTCCGCGCCGGTCCCCTTCTCTGCCGCCGGGGCCACGGCGCGCCGCGTCTTCTCGTCACAGTTTATCTGGGCGAGTTTCTAATGGCGGACGCGGAGCGGGCAGGTCTCGGGCTCCGGGCCAGTGTGGGGGTTTCCGCCCCGCGGCGACGCGAGTTGCCCGCGA GACTAGGAATCGCCTTCAGGCCAGTCTGGTGGACGTCTGTCTGAAGCTGAGGAGGACCGCGTCGCCACT GTTCTTTGGCATAGATAAATGTTCAGCGGGAGGATTAGACTTGACTGAACAGACTCCTGTTTTATTAGGGAGTAAAGCCATGGCAGCTAGTTTCATGGACGTAGCATTTGGTGACCCAGCTAGTCCTTTAGTTAATAGATCTAGAAACTCGTCAGcggaggatgatgatgatgatgttgtaTTTATTGAATCTATACAACCTCCTTCAAGTTCTGCTCCAGTAATAGCTGAtcaaagaaattttatatttgctGCATCAAGAAATGAAAAGCTACAAGGAAATTATTCTATAATTCTTCCTTCCTCAAGAAGTTTGGCTTCTCAGAAGGGAAGTATAAGTGAGACAATTGTCATTGATGATGAAGAGGACATGGAaacaaatggaaaggaaaagacaatttcttctagttttattgaatgGGCACTTCCTGGAAGTAAAAACAGAACCAAAGATTTGGATTTCTCCACTTCCAGTCTTTCAAGAAGTAAG ACCAAGACTGCAGTAGGACCTTTTAATCCTGGTAGAATGAATGTGGCAGGAGGCGTATTTCAGAACAGAGGATTTACAGTTCATCATAGTCCTG attcttggATCTCCCAGTCAGCATCCTTTCCCAGTAATCAGAAACAGCCAGGGGTGGATTCTTTATCACCAGTGGACTCACTTCCTAAACAAATCTTCCAGCCTTCTGCCCAACAGCAACCCTCTAAACCAGCTAAAATCACTTGTGCAAACTGCAAAAAGCCTTTGCAGAAGGGACAGACAGCTTATCAGCGCAAAGGCTCAGCTCACCTCTTCTGTTCCaccacctgcctctcctccttctctcacAAGCCTGCTCCAAAAAAACGCAAGGTGACATGTAAAAA AGGTGCACCTGCAAAAAAGGCTACTCTTGTTCCTCAAGGGGAGTCAAGTGAATCCTTCCAAAAATTTTGTGGTACATCTTCATCTCCCTATGAAGATAACCAGAATCTTCGAAAAAGAGTTCTGAATAAATCAAGATGTACAATCTGCAGTAAACTAACAGAG attcggCATGAAGTCAGCGTTAACAATGTAACACATAAGCTGTGCAGTAACCAGTGCTTTAACAAGTACAGGTTGGCCAATGGTCTAGTGATGAATTTCTGTGAGCAGTGTGGGGAGTACCTGCCCAGCAAAGGTGCTGGAAACAATCTCCTAGTCATTGAAGGTCAGCAGATGAGATTTTGCTGCCAAAGTTGTGTTAACGAATATAAACAG ATGATGGAAACAAACTCAAAAAAAGTGCTAgcatcagaaaacagaaaaaggaatgctgttagagaagaaaatgaaagagaattgTATGGGTCATTGAATATActtttggaaaaaatagaaagaataccagtgaaaaaggaaaagacttcAGAACTacaagtttcagcagaatgtagCCAAGATAAATCATTGGTCCAACAGGATGTGAATTTACCTCCTTCTGTGTCAACCATAGCTGATAAATTTCAAGAGCAACTGGAAGAGAAACGATCAGAAGACTCCATTATACCAGCTGTGCTTTCTGCAGATCCAG CAGTTCTGTTGTGCATCCCATCCTTACATACGCTTGTTTCAAGGCTTTTCCTGTGA